A stretch of the Flavobacterium aquiphilum genome encodes the following:
- a CDS encoding RrF2 family transcriptional regulator — translation MLSKKTKYGIKALTFLARQENNTPVQIAEIAKNEHISIKFLESILLLLRNSGFLGAKKGKGGGYYLIKDPKDINMAKVYRILEGPIALLPCASHNFYEKCDDCDDETTCAARRLMTEVRDNTLKVLESNSLADIAF, via the coding sequence ATGCTTTCAAAGAAAACAAAATACGGAATAAAAGCACTGACTTTTTTGGCACGCCAGGAAAATAATACTCCTGTGCAAATTGCCGAAATTGCCAAGAATGAACATATTTCTATAAAATTTTTGGAAAGTATTTTGTTGTTGTTGAGAAATTCCGGTTTCCTTGGTGCCAAAAAAGGAAAAGGCGGCGGATACTACCTAATAAAGGATCCAAAAGACATCAATATGGCCAAAGTATATCGAATTCTCGAAGGGCCAATTGCTTTGTTGCCGTGTGCGAGTCACAATTTTTATGAAAAATGTGATGATTGCGATGATGAAACCACCTGTGCCGCACGCCGCTTAATGACTGAGGTTAGGGACAATACACTTAAGGTTCTTGAGAGTAACTCGTTGGCAGACATCGCTTTTTAA
- a CDS encoding sulfate adenylyltransferase subunit 1 has translation MEVLKIATAGSVDDGKSTLIGRLLYDTQSLTTDKIEAIEKSSKQKGYDYLDFSLATDGLVAEREQGITIDVAHIYFSTAKKSYIIADTPGHVEYTRNMVTGASTSQVSIILIDARKGVIEQTYRHFFINNLLRVKDVIVAVNKMDLVDYSEEVFNKIKTDFQALNAKSAYKEQNVSYIPLSALTGDNVVETLGKMPWYTGQTILQHLEALESKDIYDNGKTRFPVQTVIRPKTEEYHDFRGYAGKLYGNSIKVGDAVTVLPSLTESKVTNIHFFDQQFDEAKAGSSITIELENDINVTRGDMIVKSDELPKVEKDIETTVCWMDSKKLVAGAKYFVQHNTNRVLAKIDSVKNVIATDYSGTTPASQLAINEIGEVKIKLSKAIYFDAYTENKSNGAFILIDAATNTTAGVGFIH, from the coding sequence ATGGAAGTTTTAAAAATAGCAACAGCAGGAAGTGTAGATGACGGAAAAAGTACTTTAATCGGGAGATTATTGTATGATACTCAATCATTGACTACAGATAAAATTGAAGCAATAGAAAAAAGCAGTAAACAAAAAGGATACGATTACCTTGATTTTTCGTTAGCAACTGATGGTTTGGTTGCCGAAAGAGAACAAGGAATTACAATAGACGTAGCACATATTTATTTTTCGACTGCGAAAAAAAGCTACATCATTGCCGATACTCCAGGTCACGTAGAATATACACGAAACATGGTTACAGGAGCTTCGACTTCACAAGTGTCTATCATTTTGATTGATGCCCGTAAAGGAGTTATTGAGCAAACGTACCGTCACTTTTTTATCAATAATTTATTGAGAGTAAAAGATGTGATTGTTGCAGTAAATAAAATGGATTTAGTTGATTATTCAGAAGAAGTTTTCAATAAAATCAAAACCGATTTTCAGGCATTAAATGCAAAAAGCGCCTACAAAGAACAAAACGTAAGTTACATTCCTTTGAGTGCTTTAACAGGAGATAATGTGGTGGAGACTTTAGGAAAAATGCCTTGGTATACCGGACAAACTATCCTTCAGCATTTGGAAGCACTGGAATCAAAAGATATATATGATAATGGAAAAACCCGTTTTCCTGTGCAAACTGTAATTCGTCCAAAAACGGAAGAATACCACGATTTTAGAGGATACGCTGGTAAATTATACGGAAATTCTATTAAAGTTGGGGATGCTGTTACAGTACTACCTTCATTAACAGAATCAAAAGTGACAAACATTCACTTTTTTGACCAGCAATTTGATGAGGCGAAGGCAGGTTCTTCAATCACAATCGAATTGGAAAATGATATCAATGTAACAAGAGGGGATATGATTGTAAAATCCGACGAGCTTCCTAAAGTTGAAAAAGATATCGAGACTACAGTTTGTTGGATGGACAGTAAAAAATTAGTAGCGGGTGCAAAATATTTTGTACAACACAACACTAACAGAGTTTTGGCAAAAATTGACAGCGTGAAAAACGTAATTGCTACCGATTATTCAGGGACAACTCCAGCTTCTCAATTAGCTATAAACGAAATTGGTGAAGTGAAAATTAAGTTGAGCAAAGCCATTTATTTTGATGCTTACACAGAAAACAAATCAAACGGAGCTTTCATCTTAATTGATGCTGCAACCAACACTACAGCAGGAGTTGGGTTTATACACTAA
- a CDS encoding DUF2007 domain-containing protein has product MVEVFSGSYFEAMNVRNLLEGNEISVFTQNEFMSNIEPWVVTAGGLNPVKLQVDESDMEASRTIIEDYLKGNNNLETEDK; this is encoded by the coding sequence ATGGTAGAAGTTTTTAGCGGGTCGTATTTTGAGGCAATGAATGTTAGAAATTTATTGGAGGGAAATGAAATTTCAGTTTTTACTCAAAATGAATTCATGTCAAATATTGAGCCTTGGGTTGTTACTGCGGGAGGATTAAATCCTGTAAAACTTCAAGTTGATGAATCTGATATGGAAGCATCAAGAACAATAATTGAAGATTATTTAAAGGGTAATAATAATTTAGAGACTGAGGATAAATAA
- a CDS encoding NAD(P)/FAD-dependent oxidoreductase gives MVKTDILIIGAGPTGLFAVFEAGLLKLKCHILDALPQPGGQLSELYPKKPIYDIPGFPEVLAGDLVDGLMEQIKQFEPGFTLGERAETIEKQEDGSFIVTSNKGKKFHAPVIAIAGGLGSFEPRKPLIEDIEFYEDKGVKYFIKNPEKFRDKRVVISGGGDSALDWSIFLANVASEVTLIHRRNEFRGALDSVEKVQELKSAGKIKMITPGEVIGLNGAEHLESVDVDIDGAHQNIKTDFFIPLFGLTPKLGPIAHWGLEIEKNAIKVNNALDYQTNIPGIFAIGDVNTYPGKLKLILCGFHEATLMCQAAYQIINPGKKYVMKYTTVSGVDGFDGTRKEAPKAVVKAIV, from the coding sequence ATGGTTAAAACAGACATACTTATAATAGGAGCCGGGCCAACAGGTCTATTCGCCGTTTTCGAAGCAGGATTATTGAAATTAAAATGTCATATACTTGATGCCTTACCACAACCAGGAGGGCAGTTGTCAGAGTTATATCCAAAGAAGCCAATCTACGATATTCCAGGATTTCCAGAAGTATTGGCAGGTGATTTGGTAGACGGATTAATGGAACAAATTAAGCAGTTCGAGCCTGGATTTACCCTTGGTGAGCGTGCTGAAACCATTGAAAAACAAGAAGACGGAAGTTTTATCGTTACCTCTAATAAAGGGAAAAAATTCCACGCACCTGTTATTGCCATTGCAGGTGGGTTAGGAAGTTTCGAACCAAGAAAACCGCTAATTGAAGATATCGAGTTTTACGAAGACAAAGGAGTGAAATACTTTATCAAAAATCCTGAGAAATTCAGAGACAAAAGAGTTGTGATTTCAGGAGGAGGAGATTCTGCTTTGGACTGGAGTATTTTCTTGGCAAATGTTGCATCAGAGGTAACTTTAATTCACCGTAGAAATGAATTTAGAGGAGCGTTGGATTCTGTAGAAAAAGTGCAGGAATTAAAATCAGCCGGAAAAATTAAAATGATTACTCCTGGTGAAGTTATTGGGTTGAACGGAGCAGAACATTTGGAGTCTGTTGATGTGGATATCGATGGAGCTCATCAAAACATCAAAACCGATTTCTTCATTCCGCTTTTTGGATTGACACCAAAATTAGGACCAATCGCACACTGGGGATTGGAAATCGAAAAAAATGCTATCAAAGTAAACAATGCATTGGATTACCAAACAAACATTCCTGGAATCTTTGCTATTGGTGACGTAAACACATACCCTGGAAAATTAAAATTGATTCTTTGCGGATTCCACGAAGCCACATTAATGTGTCAAGCGGCTTACCAAATCATCAATCCTGGTAAAAAATATGTGATGAAATACACCACCGTTTCCGGAGTTGATGGATTCGACGGTACACGTAAAGAAGCGCCTAAAGCAGTTGTAAAAGCGATTGTATAG
- a CDS encoding nitrite reductase, translated as MQSFRTEIEDPIVQKEIIDLEKKIYSFRNGQIDDERFRSLRLARGIYGQRQEGVQMIRIKLPYGKVSSEQLRRITEVSEKYSTGRLHITTRQDIQIHYVSLDRTPELWADLAKDNITLREACGNTVRNITASETAGIDVNEPFDVTPYAHALFQYLLRNPICQEMGRKFKISFSSSDEDTALSYLHDLGFIPKIVNGEKGFKVMLGGGLGSQPSHAELLSEFIPVNQIIPTAEGVIRVFDRHGERAKRLKARLKFLIKDLGRDEFMKLVEEEKKALAFHTYEIDTTEFEGAITEPLLEVPTVTIDDVAAYEAWKKSNVIAQKQAGYVAIGIKISLGDFYIDKARQLADLIKNYGANELRFSLRQNILIRNIKEENLPFFYQELAKLDFVTLGYNTITDVTACPGTDTCNLGIASSTGIAEELERVFATEYPQYSNNKDIAIKISGCMNACGQHNMAEIGFQGMSINAGKLVAPALQVLLGGGNLGNGVGRFSDKVIKIPSRRGPEALRLILNDFEANANGQSFLNYYDAKGEKYFYEFLKPLADVTNLTEADFVDWGNADNYVKAVGVGECAGVVIDLVATLLFEAKEKITFAYDALQEEKWADAIYLAYAGFVNGAKALLLSANEKTNTHAGIIESFDTVFIQSGKLDLGSSFNELVYQIRANEPSAAFAKKYIEEALSFFSKIEEYRAKDLANA; from the coding sequence ATGCAAAGTTTTAGAACCGAAATAGAGGACCCAATTGTCCAAAAAGAGATTATAGATTTAGAGAAAAAGATTTATTCCTTCCGTAACGGACAAATTGATGACGAGCGTTTCCGTAGTCTTCGTTTGGCTCGTGGTATTTACGGTCAACGTCAGGAAGGTGTACAAATGATTCGTATTAAATTGCCTTACGGAAAAGTATCTAGTGAGCAATTGAGAAGAATCACCGAAGTATCAGAAAAATATTCTACAGGACGTTTGCACATCACAACGCGTCAGGATATTCAAATTCACTACGTGAGTTTGGACAGAACACCTGAACTTTGGGCTGATTTGGCAAAAGACAATATCACTTTGAGAGAAGCTTGCGGAAACACAGTAAGAAATATTACTGCGAGTGAAACTGCAGGAATTGATGTAAATGAGCCATTCGACGTGACGCCTTATGCGCATGCGTTGTTCCAATATTTGTTGCGTAACCCTATCTGTCAGGAAATGGGACGTAAATTTAAAATTTCATTCTCGTCTTCTGACGAAGATACCGCTTTGAGTTATTTGCACGATTTAGGATTTATTCCAAAAATTGTAAACGGAGAAAAAGGTTTCAAAGTAATGCTAGGTGGCGGTTTAGGTTCACAGCCAAGCCACGCTGAATTGCTTTCGGAATTTATTCCGGTTAACCAAATTATCCCAACTGCTGAGGGTGTAATCAGAGTTTTTGACCGTCATGGGGAAAGAGCTAAACGTTTGAAAGCACGTTTGAAATTTTTGATCAAAGATTTAGGACGTGATGAATTCATGAAATTGGTTGAAGAAGAGAAAAAAGCATTGGCTTTCCATACTTACGAAATTGACACAACTGAATTTGAAGGAGCTATTACAGAGCCTTTGTTAGAAGTGCCAACAGTTACAATTGATGATGTTGCTGCTTATGAAGCTTGGAAAAAATCAAACGTAATTGCTCAAAAACAAGCAGGATATGTTGCCATTGGTATTAAAATTTCTTTGGGAGATTTTTATATCGACAAAGCAAGACAATTGGCTGATTTGATTAAAAATTATGGTGCCAATGAGTTGCGTTTTTCATTGAGACAAAATATTCTTATCCGTAATATTAAAGAAGAAAACCTTCCATTTTTCTATCAGGAATTGGCTAAATTAGATTTTGTGACTTTGGGTTACAATACTATTACTGATGTTACGGCTTGTCCCGGAACTGATACTTGTAACTTAGGAATTGCAAGCAGTACAGGTATTGCTGAGGAATTGGAAAGAGTTTTCGCAACAGAATATCCACAATACAGCAACAACAAAGACATCGCTATCAAAATTAGTGGTTGTATGAATGCTTGTGGACAACACAACATGGCCGAAATCGGTTTTCAAGGAATGTCTATCAATGCAGGAAAATTGGTGGCTCCGGCTCTTCAGGTATTATTAGGTGGAGGAAATTTAGGAAATGGAGTTGGACGTTTTTCTGATAAAGTAATCAAAATTCCTAGCCGTAGAGGACCAGAAGCTTTGCGTTTAATCTTAAATGATTTTGAAGCGAATGCAAACGGACAATCTTTCCTTAACTATTATGATGCAAAAGGAGAAAAATACTTCTATGAGTTCTTGAAACCGTTGGCAGATGTAACCAATTTGACCGAAGCTGATTTCGTAGATTGGGGTAATGCTGATAACTATGTGAAAGCGGTTGGAGTTGGAGAATGTGCCGGTGTTGTAATTGATTTGGTTGCTACATTATTGTTTGAAGCAAAAGAAAAAATAACTTTTGCATACGACGCTTTGCAAGAAGAAAAATGGGCTGATGCTATTTATTTGGCATATGCCGGATTTGTAAATGGAGCCAAAGCATTGTTGTTGTCTGCAAATGAAAAAACAAACACACACGCAGGAATCATCGAATCATTTGATACTGTTTTTATCCAAAGTGGAAAATTGGATTTAGGTTCCTCTTTCAACGAATTGGTGTACCAAATCAGAGCGAACGAGCCATCTGCGGCTTTCGCCAAAAAATATATTGAAGAGGCACTGTCTTTCTTCTCAAAAATTGAAGAATACAGAGCCAAAGATTTAGCGAATGCATAA
- a CDS encoding trans-sulfuration enzyme family protein: protein MSEQEYGFETEAIRNQIERTQYLEHSVPLYLTSSFVFEDAEDMRASFADEKDRNIYSRYSNPNTNEFVDKICKMEGAEAGFAFASGMAAVYSTFAALLQAGDHIVSSSSIFGTTHSLFMNYYPKWGIETSYFDLTKPETIEALIKPNTKILFAESPTNPAVDIIDLELLGNIAKKHNLILIIDNCFATPYIQQPIKWGAHLVIHSATKLIDGQGRVLGGITVGNANLIKDIYLFSRLTGPALSPFNAWVLSKSLETLAIRVERHCENALKVAEFLEKHPNVNSVKYPFLKSHPQYDIAKKQMKLGGNIVAFEVKGGIEAGRAFLDKIKLCSLSPNLGDTRTIVTHPASTTHSKLTVEERLAVSITDGLVRVSVGLETVEDVIADLDQALS from the coding sequence ATGAGCGAACAAGAATACGGTTTTGAAACCGAAGCCATTCGTAACCAAATTGAGAGAACGCAATATTTGGAGCATTCAGTGCCCTTGTACTTAACATCGAGTTTCGTTTTCGAAGATGCCGAAGACATGCGTGCTTCTTTTGCAGACGAGAAGGATCGTAATATTTATAGCCGATACAGCAATCCAAATACTAACGAATTTGTAGATAAGATTTGCAAAATGGAAGGTGCTGAGGCCGGTTTTGCATTTGCATCGGGGATGGCAGCGGTGTACTCTACTTTTGCAGCTTTGTTGCAAGCGGGAGATCATATCGTTTCGTCAAGCAGTATTTTTGGGACTACCCATTCTTTGTTTATGAATTATTATCCAAAGTGGGGTATTGAAACTTCTTATTTTGATCTTACCAAACCGGAAACTATTGAAGCTTTGATAAAGCCAAATACGAAGATTCTTTTTGCTGAATCACCAACGAATCCGGCTGTAGATATTATCGATTTGGAACTTTTGGGAAATATCGCCAAAAAGCACAATTTGATTTTGATTATCGACAACTGTTTTGCGACACCATACATTCAGCAGCCAATAAAATGGGGAGCACATTTGGTGATACACTCTGCCACCAAATTGATTGATGGACAAGGAAGAGTTTTGGGAGGAATCACCGTTGGTAACGCCAATTTGATTAAAGATATTTACTTGTTTTCAAGGCTTACAGGTCCTGCCTTATCACCGTTTAATGCTTGGGTTTTATCAAAAAGTTTGGAAACTTTGGCAATTCGTGTGGAAAGACATTGCGAAAATGCATTGAAAGTGGCCGAGTTTTTGGAAAAACATCCAAACGTAAACAGTGTGAAATATCCATTCCTAAAATCGCATCCACAATATGATATTGCCAAAAAGCAAATGAAATTGGGTGGTAATATCGTTGCTTTTGAAGTAAAAGGCGGAATCGAAGCGGGAAGAGCCTTTTTGGACAAAATAAAATTATGTTCGTTGTCTCCGAATTTAGGGGATACAAGAACAATTGTAACGCATCCGGCTTCTACAACACACAGTAAACTGACAGTTGAAGAACGTTTGGCAGTAAGTATTACAGACGGATTGGTGCGTGTTTCTGTAGGGTTGGAAACCGTCGAAGATGTAATCGCCGATTTAGATCAGGCTTTATCTTAA
- a CDS encoding RDD family protein, whose amino-acid sequence MENTTYILDEKLLVSGGRRFLNYILDLFFYVIFIFCVAFITTLVAALLGLTDLVFWLQNIPDMQANVIAVIVMLIYYILTEGIFGRSLAKFITGTVVVDENGEKPTFGILFQRTLCRLIPFDALSFLGNSGRGWHDSISDTYVVDKKELEKSIRVFNEMDQIGEFS is encoded by the coding sequence ATGGAAAACACTACATATATTCTTGATGAAAAATTATTAGTATCCGGCGGGAGAAGGTTCTTGAATTATATTTTGGATTTATTTTTTTATGTGATATTTATTTTTTGTGTGGCCTTTATTACGACGCTCGTTGCTGCGTTGTTAGGTTTGACAGATTTAGTTTTTTGGTTGCAAAATATTCCTGATATGCAAGCAAATGTAATAGCTGTTATTGTAATGTTAATCTATTATATACTTACAGAAGGAATATTTGGCAGATCGCTTGCCAAATTCATAACAGGGACTGTAGTAGTCGATGAAAACGGAGAAAAGCCAACATTTGGCATTCTGTTTCAAAGAACACTATGTCGCTTAATTCCATTCGACGCTTTATCTTTTTTAGGTAATTCAGGAAGAGGTTGGCATGATTCTATCTCAGATACATATGTAGTTGATAAAAAAGAACTAGAAAAAAGTATAAGAGTATTTAATGAAATGGATCAAATAGGAGAATTTTCATAG
- a CDS encoding phosphoadenylyl-sulfate reductase has protein sequence MSTEIANALLEKTKGFSIEETLAFLANEYKDKVVFSTSFGQEDQVITALIAKNELPINIFTLDTGRLFQETYDVFHKTVKKYKVAIQTYFPDAKDVENLLNKKGPNSFYESVENRKECCFIRKVALLTRALKGNEIWITGLRAEQSENRNDLKAFEYDAHFNIIKFNPLLKWTLEDVQKYIDANNVPQNALHKKGFVSIGCAPCTRAIVEGEDIRAGRWWWESSHKECGLHQK, from the coding sequence ATGAGTACAGAAATAGCAAATGCTTTATTAGAAAAAACGAAAGGTTTCTCGATTGAGGAGACTTTGGCTTTTTTGGCTAATGAATATAAAGACAAGGTAGTTTTTTCGACTTCATTTGGGCAGGAAGATCAGGTAATAACTGCTTTGATTGCCAAAAATGAATTACCGATCAACATTTTTACGTTGGATACCGGTAGATTGTTTCAGGAAACCTATGATGTTTTTCATAAAACAGTTAAAAAGTACAAAGTTGCTATTCAAACGTATTTTCCGGATGCAAAGGACGTAGAGAATTTATTGAACAAAAAAGGACCAAACAGCTTTTACGAATCGGTGGAGAACAGAAAAGAATGTTGTTTTATTCGAAAAGTAGCACTGTTAACAAGAGCTCTGAAAGGAAATGAAATTTGGATCACTGGCTTGCGTGCGGAACAATCCGAAAACAGAAATGATTTGAAAGCGTTTGAGTACGATGCCCATTTTAATATCATAAAATTCAACCCATTGTTAAAATGGACATTGGAAGATGTTCAAAAATATATTGATGCGAATAACGTACCACAAAATGCTTTACACAAAAAAGGATTTGTGAGCATTGGTTGTGCGCCTTGTACAAGAGCAATCGTTGAAGGGGAGGACATCAGAGCAGGAAGATGGTGGTGGGAATCCAGTCATAAAGAATGTGGATTGCATCAAAAATAA
- a CDS encoding OsmC family protein, producing MKITLNRVNENFHFELKNERGHIVNVDARPDFGGNDMGPSPMELVLMGVAGCSGIDMISILKKQRQEITSFKADVEGERVQVGEAKPFKDIYVVFYLEGTIKEDKALKAAQLSFEKYCSVAKTVEPTATIHYKVILNGVELEKTN from the coding sequence ATGAAAATAACACTTAACAGAGTAAACGAAAATTTCCATTTTGAATTAAAAAACGAACGCGGTCATATTGTGAATGTGGATGCGCGTCCTGATTTTGGAGGAAATGACATGGGACCAAGCCCAATGGAATTGGTATTGATGGGAGTGGCAGGCTGCAGCGGAATCGATATGATTTCGATTTTGAAAAAACAACGTCAGGAAATCACTTCTTTCAAAGCTGATGTAGAAGGAGAGCGAGTTCAAGTGGGGGAGGCAAAACCATTTAAAGATATTTATGTGGTTTTTTACCTTGAAGGAACGATTAAAGAAGATAAAGCTTTGAAAGCTGCTCAATTATCATTCGAAAAATATTGCTCAGTTGCCAAAACAGTGGAACCAACAGCAACAATACATTATAAAGTAATTTTAAACGGGGTTGAATTAGAGAAAACTAATTAA
- the cobA gene encoding uroporphyrinogen-III C-methyltransferase, with protein sequence MHKTIQPKVTLVGAGPGDPDLLTLKGVNALAEANVVLYDALANEEILKYAPQDVIKIFVGKRIGSHEYSQEQINQLIVDNALTYGHVVRLKGGDPFIFGRGSEEIDYVESFGIPTFVVPGISSSIAVPAYQGISLTKRGTSESFWVITGTTSSRNLSNDIALAAKSSATVVILMGMSKLSQIVDLFQKESKGETPVAIIQNGTTPNEKIGVGTIDTIQEVVAEKKLSSPAIIVIGEVVKESNKLKGFYEEFLSKEIV encoded by the coding sequence ATGCATAAAACGATACAACCCAAAGTAACTTTAGTGGGCGCAGGACCCGGCGACCCGGACTTGCTTACGCTCAAAGGCGTAAACGCGCTCGCTGAAGCCAACGTGGTTTTGTATGATGCCTTGGCCAATGAGGAAATACTGAAATATGCTCCCCAAGATGTCATAAAAATATTTGTGGGGAAAAGAATTGGTTCGCATGAATATTCGCAAGAGCAAATCAATCAGTTGATTGTTGATAATGCGCTTACTTATGGTCATGTGGTTCGGTTAAAAGGAGGCGACCCTTTTATTTTTGGAAGAGGAAGCGAAGAAATAGATTACGTAGAAAGTTTTGGAATCCCTACATTTGTAGTTCCCGGAATTTCATCGTCGATTGCGGTTCCCGCTTATCAGGGGATTTCGTTGACCAAAAGAGGAACTTCCGAAAGTTTTTGGGTAATTACAGGGACAACATCCAGTCGCAATTTGTCTAATGATATTGCCCTTGCAGCAAAATCATCTGCGACAGTAGTGATTTTGATGGGAATGAGTAAGCTGTCGCAAATTGTCGATTTGTTTCAAAAAGAATCCAAAGGAGAAACTCCCGTTGCGATTATTCAAAACGGAACAACGCCAAATGAAAAAATTGGCGTGGGAACAATCGATACGATTCAGGAAGTGGTTGCCGAAAAGAAATTAAGTTCACCGGCAATTATCGTAATTGGCGAAGTGGTGAAAGAAAGCAATAAATTAAAAGGTTTTTACGAAGAGTTTCTATCAAAAGAAATTGTCTAG
- a CDS encoding precorrin-2 dehydrogenase/sirohydrochlorin ferrochelatase family protein, with translation MEKNELYPIFLKLHNINVLIVGGGNVGLEKLSFMLKSSPNANVEVVATKFLPELEALVEKHPSVTLTKKKFKKKMLKKRNMVIACTDSLEVNKRVFELARKRYLICNIADTPDLCDYYLGGIVTKGNVKIAISTNGKSPTTAKRLREFFEEVIPEDVNKMVENLNEYRKTLKGNFEEKVNRMNEITEALKNNKGE, from the coding sequence ATGGAAAAGAACGAATTATACCCAATTTTTTTAAAACTGCACAACATCAATGTATTAATTGTTGGTGGCGGAAATGTAGGTTTGGAAAAATTGTCTTTTATGTTGAAATCCAGCCCAAACGCCAATGTTGAGGTTGTGGCGACAAAGTTCTTGCCCGAGTTGGAAGCTTTAGTTGAAAAACATCCTTCGGTTACATTAACCAAAAAGAAGTTCAAGAAAAAAATGCTCAAGAAAAGGAACATGGTTATTGCTTGTACTGATAGTTTGGAAGTTAACAAGAGAGTTTTTGAACTAGCCCGAAAGCGTTATTTGATTTGCAATATTGCCGATACACCCGATTTATGTGATTATTATTTGGGCGGAATTGTAACCAAAGGAAACGTAAAAATCGCTATTTCGACCAATGGAAAATCACCGACGACCGCCAAAAGATTACGTGAATTTTTCGAAGAAGTAATCCCTGAGGATGTGAATAAAATGGTAGAAAACCTAAACGAATACCGAAAAACACTCAAAGGAAATTTCGAAGAAAAAGTGAATAGAATGAATGAAATCACTGAAGCGCTAAAAAACAATAAGGGTGAATAG
- the cysD gene encoding sulfate adenylyltransferase subunit CysD — protein MSSVLKTNALESEAIYIFREVISQFDKPVLLFSGGKDSITLVRLAQKAFFPAKIPFPLLHVDTGHNFPETIEFRDKLVAELGLDLIVRNVQDAIDEGKVVEETGKYSSRNTLQTTTLLDAIEEFKFDACIGGARRDEEKARAKERIFSVRDDFGQWDEKNQRPELFDLLNGKIENGQNVRVFPISNWTELDVWSYIEQEQIEIPSIYFSHKRKVFLRDGLIWSHSPFVYQEEDEQVEERIVRFRTVGDMSCTAAVESYAATIQEVVGEIRSSTISERGARIDDKRSEAAMEKRKQQGYF, from the coding sequence ATGAGTTCAGTATTAAAAACAAATGCTTTAGAAAGCGAAGCAATTTACATATTCAGAGAAGTAATTTCTCAATTTGACAAACCGGTTTTGCTTTTCTCAGGTGGAAAAGATTCGATTACTTTGGTACGTTTGGCACAAAAAGCTTTTTTTCCTGCCAAAATTCCTTTCCCGTTATTACACGTGGATACAGGACATAATTTCCCTGAAACTATCGAATTCAGAGATAAATTAGTGGCCGAATTAGGATTAGACTTGATCGTGAGAAATGTGCAGGATGCTATCGACGAAGGAAAAGTAGTTGAAGAAACAGGGAAATATTCCAGTAGAAATACTTTGCAAACGACTACTTTATTAGATGCTATCGAAGAATTCAAATTTGATGCTTGTATCGGTGGTGCCCGTAGAGATGAGGAAAAAGCAAGAGCGAAAGAGCGTATTTTCTCTGTTCGTGATGATTTTGGTCAATGGGATGAAAAAAACCAACGTCCTGAATTGTTTGATTTATTAAACGGAAAAATTGAAAATGGTCAAAACGTTCGTGTTTTCCCAATTTCAAATTGGACAGAATTGGATGTTTGGAGTTATATCGAACAAGAGCAAATCGAAATACCATCGATCTATTTTTCACACAAACGTAAAGTTTTTTTGAGAGACGGTTTGATTTGGTCACACTCTCCTTTTGTGTACCAAGAAGAAGACGAACAAGTCGAAGAACGAATTGTTCGCTTCAGAACCGTTGGGGATATGAGTTGTACTGCCGCTGTTGAATCCTATGCAGCGACCATTCAAGAAGTAGTTGGGGAGATTCGTTCTTCGACCATTTCTGAAAGAGGAGCCAGAATTGATGACAAACGTTCTGAGGCTGCTATGGAAAAAAGAAAACAACAAGGATACTTTTAA
- a CDS encoding alpha/beta hydrolase produces the protein MKPRLIILSDLWGKEKSDWVSNYVELLKDKFEIHYYDCCELGEIDKSDYTEENLHSQFVDGGIERAVKNLLNTEKSQITILAFSIGGTIAWKASLKGLNVCQLFIVSSTRLRFENTIPNGIIKLYYGENDSNKPSNGWLE, from the coding sequence ATGAAACCAAGACTAATCATTTTATCGGATTTATGGGGAAAGGAAAAATCAGATTGGGTTTCCAATTATGTTGAATTATTGAAAGACAAGTTTGAAATCCACTATTATGATTGCTGTGAATTGGGAGAAATTGACAAAAGTGATTATACAGAAGAAAATCTCCACAGTCAGTTTGTTGATGGTGGAATCGAAAGGGCTGTCAAAAATCTTTTGAATACAGAAAAAAGTCAAATTACTATTCTCGCTTTCAGTATCGGCGGAACCATTGCTTGGAAAGCCTCCTTAAAAGGTTTAAATGTTTGTCAATTATTTATTGTTTCATCAACTCGATTGCGATTCGAGAATACTATTCCGAACGGAATCATAAAACTGTATTATGGGGAAAATGATAGCAATAAGCCTAGTAATGGTTGGTTAGAATGA